TCCCGCCGTCCTTCAGCGAGATGTCATCCACGGTGAAGCCGGGGTTGGTGACGGCGGGATCGGTTGAGTACCGGAAGCGGATGAGCACCTGCTTACCGGCGTAGTCGGACAGATCCACGGTCTCCTCGACCCAGGCAGGGGAGATGCCCAGGGTTCCGCGCGGATCCTCGCCCTGGGACTCGAGCTGGTACACGACCTGCTCGACGGCGGTGTTGACGCCCGACTGCCCGGTGATGCCCGCGCCCTGGGTGACGGCGTCGTTGTTCCCGTTCGGGTTGGTGCTGGTGGACTCGCAGCACACGACGAACTCCCAGGACTTCCCCGCGTCCTGAGACACCTCGAGATAGGCATAGTCCCAGTCGGTCTCGATGTCGTACCAGTACCAGAACGACAGCTCCGGGGCGGATGTGCCGCGCAAGTCGGCGGCTCGCGTCATCATCGTCTCAGACTCGTCGACGCGGTTGCCCCAGTACTCGTGCGTTCCGGAGGGGATCCCGTCGAGGTTGTCGACGATCTTCACCAACCGGTCGGCCGTCAACTCGACGCCCCCGTCGCCGGCCGATGAGAACTTGTAGTAGCGGTTCGTGTAGGGCGTGATCGTCGGCGGATCGTCCCCGTCTGCGGGCAGCGCCGCCGGATAGGTGTCATAGGTGGCGGTGGCAGGGACCTTCTGATCGACGTTTCGATACCCATACTGGCCGGCGCCGATCGCAGTGTCGTCGAGGAAGTTCGCTACCGCCCAGTCGAGGAATACGTCGTTGGCGTTCTTGTTCCGGTAGTAGGGGTCGATCTTGCTCTTCTGCGGGTTCGAGCGCAGCACGACGTCGAGACCCGGCATGTCATCTTCAGCGACCTTGGTGATCGCCTCGGCCATGAGATAGTTCTCCTTGAACGACGTCGCCGGGTTGTCGGGCCCGCCGTAGTGTTCGAAGAGGTAGGTAAGGAACGCGTATGCCGCGCCGTAGTCGATGATCTGGCCGCCCCAGTGCGTGAGCTGGTCGCCGGCCGGCTCGGCGAAGAACGCCGACATGTGGCCTTCGGTGAGGCCCGGGATCGCGTTGACCTCGATCGCGATGTCGGCCATTCCCTCGTTGATCCACGTCGCTTCCGTCGCGTCGTTGGCGAACTGGATCATGTGGTAGAACTCGTGCGCGAGCACCCCCGCGTAGGTGTCGCCTCCCGTCGTCAGCATCAGCGAGTTCATGTAGAAGAACTCACCCTCGTTGGAATGCGGGTTCACCTCGACCGGATACTCGTCGGCCGAGGAGAAGTACCCGGCCGTGTAACTCAAAGACGCGCCGATCGTATCCATCGGGAAGTTGACGATGTTGATGTGCACGTCGCCGTCGGCGTCACGCCAGTTGTCGGGCAGCCGTGGCGGGGTGCGGTGCGGCTTCTCGAGCGGGTTCGCCTCGTGCCCGAAGTACGATCGGTCGACTTCCCAGATCTTCTCGAAGCGTTCCGCAGCGAGCTCGGCCTCGGCTTGGGTCACCGTGCCGGTCACCGTGCCGGGCCGGACGTTCCCGGTCATCCCCGTCGGATCGTACGCCGTGCGGTCCACCCAGATGTAGGAGTGTGGGCTCTTGGCAGCGAGGATGAACTGTCCCTCGTAGTCCTGGCTGGCGATGCGATTGCTTACCCAGAACGAGTCCGTGCATCCGACCGGCTTGTCGGTCGACTCGCATGGGTCTGCGGCAGCAGCCTGAGCTTGCTCCCGCTGCTTGCGCGCGATGAGGGAGGCGGGGATCTGGGTCTTCTCTGCCATGAGCCGACGGCCCCGGAGGACCGGCTCGAGCTTCAGATGGTCTTTCAGGTAGGCGTTGTAATCGTTGCGCACCTTGGCCGGCGCGCGGGTCTTCGCGCTACCCGGCAGCGCGGGAGCGAATGCCAGAGCCAAAGAAAGGCTCGCCACGAGGGCGAACAACCGGCGACGCATGGGACTCCCTTCTGGATGGATGAGACCGGCTCGTGACCGGAATGGCCTTAGCTTTCGGCGTCGGGTCGCGGTGTTCCTTGGCGATCGCGACCCGAACAGCGGGCCGAGGAACCGGGAATCGACCAATTGGTGTCAAAAGGTACTGCCCGGGAAAGCGAACGGCCCGGAGGTTGTCCGGGCCGTGTCGCTCGCGTGCGTCGCGCGTCTATGTGAACCGTCGGCGTCGCAGCCAGAAGGAAGCGGCGACCGCTCCACCGACCATAACGAGGCCGAACATGCCCGACTCCACGCCGGTCGCCGGAAGCGCGGCTCCGCCGCCTCCGCCCCCTCCGCTGGAAGCGGGGGCGACGCCTGCCGGGGTGAACCTGGCGCCGAGGACGCTGGCCAGCGAGTACGGAAGCTCGGGCTTCGCGTGCCCGTTCGGCACGGAGACGAAGTAACCGAAGCCCTTGGCGGCCGGCGCCGACAGCGGTCCGGCTGCGGTTTGGGCCACGATCCGATACTCGATGCCCGGCGGCTGGAAGACCCTCCCGTCGAGCGTGGCCTCGTAGACGCCGGCGGCGCGCTGGCTCATCGGGATCGCCTTCATCTCCTTGGTCCCGAAGGTCCGGTAGAGGAGCGTGACGTTCTCAACCGTCGTCCCGGTCACCACCGCGGAGATCACTTGGCTCTCACCGCGGAGCGAGTACACCGGGGATGCGTGGTAGAGAACCGGATCCGTAGGGCGCCTTGTGCCGGTCGGAACACCGAGCGTCTTCATGACCGAAGAGACGAGGTCGATCACGCTCTCCGGCGTGACCAGGCTCGCCGCATTGAAGCCGGTGAAGACGGTCCGGAAGTTCTTGTGCTCGGCGTTGCCTCGAACAACGAGCCCGACCGTGGCGACGGTCGCATCTTCTCGCTTCCAGTCCATGATCTGGGTCACGGTACCGAACGCCGACCCGACGGCCTTGGGCAGGTCCTGGATCGTGCGCCCGGGGAACGGCTTGAACGCGTACGAGATCTTCGAGATCGCGTCCTTCGTCGGTGCGGCGATCCCGCCGCCCCGTGACTGAGAGTCCTTGTAACCCAGGCCGAGATAGTTCGCACCGAAGCCGGGGTCGGCGCCGGGGTTGAGCTGCCCGGTGACGGTGTCGTCGGCGGCAGTCAATCCCGACGACAGCCGCGGGCTCGAGAACCAGACACGCCCGCCGCCGTCCAGGTACTTCTTCAGCTCGGCGATGTCCTCGGTGGTCAGCTGACCCTTCATCCGAGAGACGCCCGCCTCCCAGATGACCGCTCGGTAGCGCTTGAGCTCGGCCGCGGACGGATGCGCGTGCGTGACCGCGTAGGGGATCCCGAGGGTTGCGAGCGCTCCCTCGAACGTCTCCTGCGAGTCGTAGCCGTCGTCGTCGTCGACGATGAGCACGCTGCCCAGCGCCCGGCTCGAATACACCGCGAGCTCGGTGCTTTGAGCGTTGTTCTCGCTCGAAGACTCCACAGACGCGGTGTTCACGGCGAGCGTGAGCACATGCCGGCCCTCGCCGGATGGCGTCCAGGGGAAGGAAACGTCGGCGGCGGTCGATGCAGCGAGCGAAGCGATCGTCTTCGTCGCGATCACCGTTCCGCCCTCGGACACCGTCGCGACGACGTTTCGGGCCGCCGTACCGCCGTTGTTGAACACCTCGGTCTTCAGCGTCGCCTTGCGCCCGGCCAGAAGCGCGTCGTCCGATCGGAGGAACCCGGGCGACACATCGGCCCGCCTGTCCTTGATGACATCGAACGACATGAACTGAGGGCCCAACACCTCCGCAGAGATCTGCATACCGTCCGCCAGTGGCCGGACGTTACCGATAGTGAATCCGGTGGCGTTGCCCTCGTTGTCGTAGGTGTCGGGGCGCTTGTAGATGGGGTTCTCTTCCCCACCCGCCTTGAAGATGACCTCGCCGGTGAAGCCGCCTTGGATGTCCGTCGCAAGGTAGTTCACGACGCGCGCACGGTACTGGCCGCCGATGGCCGGCCCTTGGACCAAGGCGGACTCGGAGCAGGCACCGGTTGCGCCACTGGTGACCTCTTCCCAGGAGCCGTCGATGAGCTGGTCGATGTAGAGGTCCCAGTCGCCGCCCGCCTCGAGGCAGGTTTCCTTCACCGCGATGTCGCTGATCTTCTTCGGGCCTGAAGGCACCGTGAACTCGAACGTGTACGCCGGCGGCGCGCCCCCGTACGCGGCCCCGACCGGCAAGGCCGTACCCGCGAACGTCAAAGGCTCTCCCACTATCTCGACCTTCCCCACTCGCGTTGCGCCGGACAAGCCGGTTGCGGTGTCGAAGTAGGGGTCGGTCGGCTCGCCTCGCGTGCGGTTCAACGCCAGCTCCTGAGTCTTGTCGAGCCGGTCGAACTCCTCGAGGTCCAGCCGGTAACGAGTGGAATCGTTGTTGCTCGCCACCGAATCGTCCCAGTGCCACACGATCAGGCCGGAGTTCAAGAGCAGCCGGTCGTAGATGGCCGGCTTATCCGGGCCGTCGATCGGGCTGCCCCAATTCCTCGGGCCGTGAGCCGAGCGGCTCGAGTAATGGATCAGATGAGCTTCGACGATGGCGTCGGTTTCAACCTCTTCGGTGCGCGGATCATCGCCGTAGCGCAGCGGCACCATCACGAGGTCCTTATAGATCTCCCACGGACGGAGCCTGATGTTCTTGGTGGTCTTCGTTATGACCTGCGGTTCCACCCATGCCTGAGCCATCTTCACGAGCGGATTGGGATGCAGGGGGTTCGTGCCGGGGGGATCGCCGAAGTGCGAGCCGCCGGCCATGTTGTCCCAGTCGCCGGTTCCCTGGCTCTGGTACGAGGTGTCGTAGAAGTCGGGCTCGCCGAGGTTGTGCGTGGCTTCGTGCGAAACGACGCCGACCTCCATCCCGCCCACGGGGATACCGAGCTCCGCGACCGTGTTGAAGTTGGAGACGACCACGCCGTCGGTGGTCGGGATCCCCAGCGGGACCGGTGAGATCGGCTCGGTGGCGGGCTCGAGGCTGATCGCGTGCGACCAGGTGTCGCACGGGTCACCGGTGACCGCCATGTCCGACCCCGAGTGCGCGATGAAGACGAGGTCCACGTAGCCGTCGTCGTCGTTGTCGTACTCCGAGAAGTCGACGTCGACGTCGGCCTGCGGGACCGCCTCGGCCGCCATGCCGGCCACGCCACCGCCGCCGACGCCGATGCCCAATCCTCCGGTGAGCTGGTTATGTGGGCTGGCGTAGTTCGGGTTACCGGCCACGGTGATCCCGCCGTAATGACAAGGGTCGAGCTGGCTCGGGATGCTCTTGTACGGACCGTAAACGTCCACCTCGGCCAGCAACTGGCCCCAGGACATCTCCATGTAGAACTCGGTCACTGTAGGCTTTTCCTTGCCGTACCCGTTGAGGAAGTCCTCGGTCGGCTCGGGCATCGAGCCGGGCTGGAATTCGCCTTGCGTCTCGAGAAGCAGCATCGGGATCTTGAGCTTGCGAACCTCGCCGGCGGCCTGCGCGGCTTGCGTGGCCGCGACCGACTCCGAACGGAAGTATTCGAATAGCTGCGTTCGGATATCCGCGCCCGTGGCCTTGTCCGTCCAGATCGGATCGATGCGACCGATGCGCGCGGGGATGCCGGTCGGTGCGTTGAGGCCGACGATCTTCTTGCTGGGAACGAGCTGGCCGCGCTGCTTCTTGCTCTTGAGCGCGTACGTCCACCATCCACCGGAGTTCTGGACCACGGTGTGTCCGGTCGCGACGGTCTCGAAGCGCCCGCCGATCTCGGCGCCCGTCAGCATGGCATCGAACGTGGAACCGTCGGGCTGGCTCAGCACCTTCACGCCGCCGCGTGGCGGGACGTAGTCGTAGACCTTGCCCGCCCACTGCTCGTTGAGCTGCTTCATCTCGGCCTTGGAGAAGTCGTGGACCGCCGGGAACGGCTGGATGACCTTGCCGGCCTGCTTCTTCGCCTGCGAGGTGAGCGGTACGAGCGTGGCGATCACCGCGAGCGCGGCGACGAGCACCATTCCTCGTCGGGTCCTAGACATGCTCAATTCCTCCCTCTTCCCGGTGGTTTGTTCGAGCGCGCGTCTCCCACGAGCAGTGAGGACCGCGATGGACTTTGGCAGGAGTCGACGACTCACAGAGCGACGCACGCTATTCCTCCTTCACAGTCCGCTTGTGGCGGAACGCAGCATCCCGGCCGACGACAATCGTCCCCAGGCCGGGGGTCCTGATTGGAGTTCGCGGTCGCCGGCGTTTTTCCCTCCGGGCGACGGGCCCCCCGAACTGCCTAAATCGTCACCGAAGTCGGTCGAAACGGTCAAACCCACGCCGAGGGGGCGAGCCGACCGTCGAACCTAGTCGAGCCAAACCCGGTCGGGGTTCTCCTCGTCGTCGATCGGGCTCGAGATGAAAAGGACCGTGCAGGGGTCGCCGAACTCGCCCGAGTGGGGGGTGTTGGAAGGGATGACCCAGACGTCGCCGGGGCGGACCGGCCGGGTCTCGTCCCCGACCGTCACCGAGCCGGAGCCGCCGAGCACATAGCCGATCTCGTCATGGGTGACGTGGATGTGCTTCCGGAACGGCCCCTCGTGGCCCTGGAAGACGAAGACGCTGGATTGGCGCCCGTGGCCGAGGTAGGTCCGCTTGAACACGTCGTCCTTCGTCAACTTGTCGCCGGCCACGGCCTCTTCGACGTTGATCACGTCCACCTTGGTCATCGGTTCGGTCTGCTGGCAGCACGGGCACACGTACATGGGAGCCTCCTCTTATCTACGCGAGCGGGCGACGGTCGCTTCGAACAGGAAGTGGTAGACCTCGGCGTGGCGCTTCGCTTCCCACGGGTCACGACCCCAGATGTAAGCGCCGTGGTCGCGAACGAGGATCGCCTGCGCCGGCGCGAACCGCTCGTCCTTGAGCGCGGCCTCGACCTGATCGGTCAGCTCGAACTCTCGCGGCGTGTTGGTGATCACCGGCAGCAGGTGGATGTCCTTGTTGGTGACCCCCGTGATGCCCTTGAGCATCTCCAGGTCTTTCACCGCGACGTGATCGGCTCCGGTCACGAGGTCCGCGACGAGCACGGCGGACAGCGCGTGCGAGTGCATGACCGCGCCGGCTCCGCGCTCGCGGATCGCCGCGCGGAAGATGCTGTTGCATTCCGATGGGCGCAACGCCGGATCCGCTGCCGGCTGCACGACCGAGCCGTCCCGCGTGTCGATCACGAAGAAGTCGGGTGGCTGGATGCGCTCCTTATGGACCCCGGTCGGCGCCAGCAGCATGTGGCCCTCGTCGTTGAGCGCGCAGATGCCACCGCCCGTCCCCGACACCCACTCGCGCGCGTAGAACGCCCGCAATAGCTCGCACAGGAGTTCGCGGGTCTGGTCGGTGGGACGCTCGGGACGGTTCACGGGGCGTTACTACATGAGCCGGTGGAAGCCCGGCAAACTGCCGGATGAAGCAAAGCCGATCGCGGGGAGGCTGCCGAAGGTTCCTATCCCAGCGATCCCCACGCCCTCCGACTCGTTTCCTAAAGGAACGCCCGAGCCACCTGGAGCGCCTCTTCGGCGAGCCGCCCATTCACTTTCAGTGTGGTGGTGTCGGCGAGTTTCAGACGCTGAACCCCGAGACGGCAGAACTCTTCCGCGTCGCCCGTGATGACGTTGTCGGCGTCCTCGGGCCCTAGGACCCAGCGCTCGCCGTCGAAGTCCAGCTCAAGGCGCAGCGTCCCCGCCGGCATCTCGCGTTTCGCGTAGTTGAAGCCGTATGGCAGCGCGCGGAAGATCAGCCAGGCGATGTCTCGCAGCCGCGGAGTGAGGTTCGGTTTCTCACCGAGCGCAGCGCGGATGTCGAGCCCGTGAGCCCATGTCTCCATCATCCTCGCGGTCACCAGTGTGCGAGCGGCCATGCCGAGGCCCCACGGGACGCGCTCTTTCGGATCCTTCCCCTCGAGCGCGTCCCTGGTGCGCGCCGCCCCCGACACCCACCACTCGAGCACTTCCGCCGTCTGCATCTTCCGGCCCTTGTCGCACCCCGACTCAGTGAAAGCCTCGGGGGACGTGAACGAAAGGGCCTCCCTGTTGAGCTGCCGCGGGCCACCGGTCGTGGTGTCGTAGGC
Above is a genomic segment from Actinomycetota bacterium containing:
- a CDS encoding immune inhibitor A domain-containing protein; its protein translation is MSRTRRGMVLVAALAVIATLVPLTSQAKKQAGKVIQPFPAVHDFSKAEMKQLNEQWAGKVYDYVPPRGGVKVLSQPDGSTFDAMLTGAEIGGRFETVATGHTVVQNSGGWWTYALKSKKQRGQLVPSKKIVGLNAPTGIPARIGRIDPIWTDKATGADIRTQLFEYFRSESVAATQAAQAAGEVRKLKIPMLLLETQGEFQPGSMPEPTEDFLNGYGKEKPTVTEFYMEMSWGQLLAEVDVYGPYKSIPSQLDPCHYGGITVAGNPNYASPHNQLTGGLGIGVGGGGVAGMAAEAVPQADVDVDFSEYDNDDDGYVDLVFIAHSGSDMAVTGDPCDTWSHAISLEPATEPISPVPLGIPTTDGVVVSNFNTVAELGIPVGGMEVGVVSHEATHNLGEPDFYDTSYQSQGTGDWDNMAGGSHFGDPPGTNPLHPNPLVKMAQAWVEPQVITKTTKNIRLRPWEIYKDLVMVPLRYGDDPRTEEVETDAIVEAHLIHYSSRSAHGPRNWGSPIDGPDKPAIYDRLLLNSGLIVWHWDDSVASNNDSTRYRLDLEEFDRLDKTQELALNRTRGEPTDPYFDTATGLSGATRVGKVEIVGEPLTFAGTALPVGAAYGGAPPAYTFEFTVPSGPKKISDIAVKETCLEAGGDWDLYIDQLIDGSWEEVTSGATGACSESALVQGPAIGGQYRARVVNYLATDIQGGFTGEVIFKAGGEENPIYKRPDTYDNEGNATGFTIGNVRPLADGMQISAEVLGPQFMSFDVIKDRRADVSPGFLRSDDALLAGRKATLKTEVFNNGGTAARNVVATVSEGGTVIATKTIASLAASTAADVSFPWTPSGEGRHVLTLAVNTASVESSSENNAQSTELAVYSSRALGSVLIVDDDDGYDSQETFEGALATLGIPYAVTHAHPSAAELKRYRAVIWEAGVSRMKGQLTTEDIAELKKYLDGGGRVWFSSPRLSSGLTAADDTVTGQLNPGADPGFGANYLGLGYKDSQSRGGGIAAPTKDAISKISYAFKPFPGRTIQDLPKAVGSAFGTVTQIMDWKREDATVATVGLVVRGNAEHKNFRTVFTGFNAASLVTPESVIDLVSSVMKTLGVPTGTRRPTDPVLYHASPVYSLRGESQVISAVVTGTTVENVTLLYRTFGTKEMKAIPMSQRAAGVYEATLDGRVFQPPGIEYRIVAQTAAGPLSAPAAKGFGYFVSVPNGHAKPELPYSLASVLGARFTPAGVAPASSGGGGGGGAALPATGVESGMFGLVMVGGAVAASFWLRRRRFT
- a CDS encoding cupin domain-containing protein, which translates into the protein MYVCPCCQQTEPMTKVDVINVEEAVAGDKLTKDDVFKRTYLGHGRQSSVFVFQGHEGPFRKHIHVTHDEIGYVLGGSGSVTVGDETRPVRPGDVWVIPSNTPHSGEFGDPCTVLFISSPIDDEENPDRVWLD
- the mtnB gene encoding methylthioribulose 1-phosphate dehydratase; the protein is MNRPERPTDQTRELLCELLRAFYAREWVSGTGGGICALNDEGHMLLAPTGVHKERIQPPDFFVIDTRDGSVVQPAADPALRPSECNSIFRAAIRERGAGAVMHSHALSAVLVADLVTGADHVAVKDLEMLKGITGVTNKDIHLLPVITNTPREFELTDQVEAALKDERFAPAQAILVRDHGAYIWGRDPWEAKRHAEVYHFLFEATVARSRR
- a CDS encoding maleylpyruvate isomerase family mycothiol-dependent enzyme, yielding MSDRTDGENMSEMEEAVALLAAEQKELEELLRRQPPEAWLTLTPAAGWDVRDQVSHLADTEEIAYDTTTGGPRQLNREALSFTSPEAFTESGCDKGRKMQTAEVLEWWVSGAARTRDALEGKDPKERVPWGLGMAARTLVTARMMETWAHGLDIRAALGEKPNLTPRLRDIAWLIFRALPYGFNYAKREMPAGTLRLELDFDGERWVLGPEDADNVITGDAEEFCRLGVQRLKLADTTTLKVNGRLAEEALQVARAFL